One window of the Tetragenococcus koreensis genome contains the following:
- a CDS encoding ABC transporter ATP-binding protein: protein MLVLNHVSKKFQNKQILEDISLTFENGVYGLLSPNGAGKTTLLKMITTLLFPTSGEILWNGQAIKELGADYRGILGYLPQDFGYYGNYSPKRFLLYIAALQKMNKKEAKEKIEKLLDLVALSDVKNKKMKRFSGGMIQRVGIAQAMLNEPELLILDEPTAGLDPKERVRFRNLIHRLAQDRIVILSTHIVSDVETIAKQIIMIKDHQLYCCEAPAQITQEVQGKIFEVSATHELAPEQLLLSERENDEGHLLRIASPYVPENSMEVRPSLEDAFLYIYRDEVIADASADYRL from the coding sequence ATGCTAGTGCTTAATCATGTCAGTAAGAAATTCCAAAATAAACAGATTTTGGAAGATATCTCCTTAACATTTGAAAATGGCGTTTACGGGCTGCTTTCTCCAAACGGCGCTGGAAAAACCACACTATTAAAAATGATTACCACTCTTTTGTTTCCAACTTCTGGCGAAATATTATGGAACGGCCAAGCTATTAAAGAATTGGGGGCCGATTATCGGGGAATCTTAGGTTATCTACCACAAGATTTTGGTTATTATGGTAATTACTCTCCCAAAAGGTTTTTATTATATATCGCTGCATTACAAAAAATGAACAAGAAAGAGGCTAAGGAAAAAATTGAAAAGCTTTTAGATCTGGTTGCACTTTCTGATGTAAAAAACAAGAAGATGAAACGTTTTTCAGGCGGGATGATCCAACGTGTGGGCATTGCTCAAGCAATGTTAAATGAACCGGAGTTACTCATTTTGGATGAACCCACAGCTGGATTGGATCCCAAAGAACGGGTTCGTTTTCGTAATTTAATTCATCGTCTTGCTCAAGATAGAATTGTTATTTTATCCACCCATATTGTTTCAGATGTTGAGACAATCGCAAAGCAAATCATAATGATTAAAGATCATCAATTGTATTGTTGTGAAGCGCCGGCACAAATTACTCAAGAGGTGCAAGGAAAAATTTTTGAAGTATCTGCGACTCATGAATTAGCTCCGGAACAATTACTTTTAAGTGAAAGAGAAAACGATGAAGGGCATTTGTTAAGAATCGCAAGTCCGTATGTTCCAGAAAATAGCATGGAAGTACGCCCAAGTTTAGAAGATGCATTTTTGTATATTTATCGAGATGAGGTGATTGCAGATGCTTCTGCGGATTATCGCCTTTGA
- a CDS encoding RNA polymerase sigma factor: MLTDKRLIHDILKKGANQAADELIRRYYDDLYFYLYRQVGNKNDALDLTQDAFIAALNGLSSYDVHKSSFRTWLFRIGTYKVIDARRKQKITWLELEDDEWVDEKDLDESLYQKELLTAVNHYVASFRPEIQEIFQLRVYGKLSFPEIASLLIQNEERIKAQYYRLIKKIREEFREYE, translated from the coding sequence GTGTTAACTGATAAGCGTTTAATTCATGACATCTTAAAAAAGGGCGCGAATCAAGCTGCGGATGAATTAATTCGACGCTATTACGATGACCTATATTTTTACCTTTATCGTCAAGTGGGGAATAAAAATGACGCTCTTGATCTAACACAGGACGCTTTTATTGCTGCTCTTAATGGGTTAAGTTCTTATGATGTCCATAAATCTTCATTTCGAACTTGGTTATTTCGTATTGGCACGTATAAAGTTATTGATGCACGTCGTAAGCAAAAAATAACTTGGCTAGAACTTGAGGATGATGAGTGGGTAGATGAAAAAGATTTAGATGAAAGTTTATATCAAAAAGAGTTGCTGACTGCCGTTAACCATTATGTTGCGAGTTTTCGTCCAGAGATTCAAGAGATTTTCCAATTACGTGTTTACGGGAAGCTATCATTTCCAGAAATTGCTTCATTACTTATACAAAATGAAGAGCGAATTAAAGCACAGTACTATCGTTTAATTAAAAAAATTAGAGAGGAGTTTCGTGAGTATGAATAA
- a CDS encoding transposase — protein sequence MVHLKAIKNQLPNEIKALFSELKVTQFLKQAHMEKQKGYSVAILFTFLFSLVFKGKSLNQVLSGRESDQYMKKDTVYRWMNNPHNNWRLFLLRFSASVIEKLHSLTDTKTHIRTLILDDSTFYRNRSQEVPGLARLWDHALKQGYKGYRMLTLGFSDGYSFIPIDFGLLSGKKKVNQTIAEKDQRTVGAKRFNESSRKMPEVALEMVQRALNQGIYATHVLMDKWFTSPKMIDQLHDMGIHTIGMVKNGKTKYLFHQRLYKLEELYAKSTKEYTQEAIISSIVVKPSSGKNPVKIVFVKNHNKKSAWLAIMTDDLDLSSQEMVKTYSARWDIETFFKASKSLLHLTKETQTRHYQALICHTTIVFTRYILLSWQQRCANDERTLGGLFYELGDQIKELDWSAALIELVHIIQAVSEESGSQLQDFITSQLQHWVDTLPRYIKAYLPDLVCET from the coding sequence ATGGTACACTTAAAAGCTATTAAAAATCAATTACCGAATGAAATAAAAGCCCTTTTTTCTGAATTAAAAGTCACGCAATTTTTAAAACAAGCCCATATGGAAAAGCAAAAAGGGTATTCGGTGGCTATTCTATTCACTTTTCTCTTTAGCCTCGTCTTTAAAGGAAAATCCTTAAACCAAGTTCTCAGTGGGCGGGAAAGCGACCAATACATGAAAAAAGATACCGTGTATCGATGGATGAACAATCCCCATAACAACTGGCGTCTGTTTTTACTTCGGTTTAGTGCGTCTGTCATCGAAAAGCTCCATTCTTTAACGGATACGAAAACCCATATTCGGACGTTGATCTTGGATGATTCGACGTTTTATCGTAATCGAAGCCAAGAGGTACCAGGCTTAGCTCGTCTTTGGGATCATGCGCTCAAACAAGGATACAAAGGGTATCGTATGCTTACTTTAGGGTTCTCCGATGGCTATTCTTTCATTCCGATTGATTTCGGGTTACTATCCGGTAAGAAAAAAGTGAACCAAACAATAGCAGAAAAAGATCAACGAACCGTAGGAGCCAAACGATTCAACGAATCAAGTCGTAAAATGCCCGAAGTGGCACTTGAGATGGTTCAACGCGCCTTGAACCAAGGGATTTACGCCACCCATGTGTTGATGGATAAATGGTTTACTTCCCCTAAAATGATAGACCAATTACACGATATGGGGATTCACACCATTGGGATGGTGAAAAATGGAAAAACCAAATACCTTTTTCATCAACGTTTATACAAGCTGGAAGAACTTTATGCCAAATCTACGAAAGAATATACACAAGAAGCGATTATTTCCTCGATTGTGGTGAAACCAAGCTCCGGCAAAAATCCCGTGAAAATCGTTTTTGTCAAAAATCACAATAAGAAAAGTGCTTGGTTGGCGATTATGACCGATGATCTGGATTTATCTTCCCAAGAAATGGTCAAAACATACTCGGCGAGATGGGACATCGAGACATTTTTTAAGGCATCGAAATCATTGCTTCATCTGACTAAAGAAACACAAACGCGACATTATCAAGCCTTAATTTGTCACACCACCATTGTGTTCACACGGTATATTTTATTAAGCTGGCAGCAGCGCTGTGCCAATGATGAGCGGACCTTAGGTGGCTTATTTTATGAACTGGGCGATCAAATAAAAGAACTCGATTGGTCCGCTGCTCTTATCGAATTAGTACATATTATTCAAGCGGTAAGCGAAGAATCAGGAAGCCAATTACAAGATTTTATTACAAGTCAACTCCAACACTGGGTGGATACTCTGCCCCGTTATATCAAGGCTTATCTCCCAGATTTGGTGTGCGAAACTTGA
- a CDS encoding type 1 glutamine amidotransferase domain-containing protein codes for MRLKNHKVISLVDHDFDDLELWYPVLRLREEGAQVDLVGQEANQTYIGKNGVPAESDYAFSDVNPEEYDAVIVPGGWAPDKLRRFPEVKNIVKHMKDNNKAIGEICHAGWVLISAGILEGKTVTSTPGIKDDMANAGATWVNEPVVTDGQLVSSRRPPDLPDYLPELITVMEKYHR; via the coding sequence TTGCGTTTAAAAAATCATAAAGTTATCTCGTTGGTCGATCATGATTTTGATGATTTAGAACTATGGTACCCTGTTCTTCGTTTACGCGAAGAAGGAGCTCAAGTAGACTTAGTTGGACAAGAAGCAAACCAAACGTATATTGGAAAAAATGGTGTACCGGCTGAATCTGATTATGCCTTTTCCGATGTGAATCCAGAAGAATACGATGCGGTTATAGTGCCCGGCGGATGGGCGCCAGATAAACTTCGCCGTTTCCCAGAGGTTAAAAACATCGTAAAACATATGAAAGATAACAACAAAGCCATTGGTGAAATTTGCCATGCTGGTTGGGTACTCATTTCCGCCGGTATTTTAGAAGGAAAAACTGTAACCAGCACGCCTGGGATTAAAGATGATATGGCAAATGCTGGTGCAACGTGGGTTAATGAACCCGTTGTTACCGATGGTCAGCTTGTTTCAAGCAGAAGACCACCTGATTTACCAGATTACTTGCCTGAGCTCATTACAGTAATGGAAAAATATCATCGATAA
- the yghU gene encoding glutathione-dependent disulfide-bond oxidoreductase has product MSDYTIPKVWEEKQEDKENKLGNQPVAGSRFEQKLPAGGQPLQVYSLGTPNGIKVTIMLEELKEAGVDAKYDLFKIAIGEGDQFGSDFVKINPNSKIPAMVDYSHDEPIRVFESVSILLYLAEKFEKFMPTSLAERTELMNWLFWQTGAAPFVGGGFGHFYHYAPFAQEYPIDRYTMETKRQLDLLDKHLANKNFINGDEYTIADMAIWPWYGQLVQGELYGDAAEFLNAKEYKNVIAWADRIAKRPAVKRAKEAEYKDIN; this is encoded by the coding sequence ATGTCAGACTATACAATCCCTAAAGTATGGGAAGAAAAGCAAGAGGATAAAGAGAATAAATTGGGGAATCAACCGGTAGCCGGAAGCCGTTTTGAACAAAAACTTCCGGCAGGAGGACAACCGCTGCAAGTCTATTCATTAGGTACTCCCAATGGAATCAAAGTAACCATCATGTTAGAAGAATTAAAAGAAGCTGGCGTTGACGCTAAATATGATTTATTTAAAATCGCTATTGGAGAAGGCGACCAATTCGGTAGTGACTTTGTTAAAATCAATCCGAACTCTAAAATACCAGCTATGGTAGACTACTCCCACGATGAACCCATTCGGGTATTTGAATCAGTATCTATCTTATTATATTTAGCTGAAAAGTTTGAAAAATTCATGCCCACTTCACTTGCTGAACGAACAGAACTTATGAATTGGTTGTTCTGGCAAACAGGCGCTGCGCCTTTTGTAGGTGGCGGTTTTGGACACTTTTACCATTATGCCCCATTTGCCCAAGAGTATCCGATCGATCGTTATACAATGGAAACAAAACGTCAGCTTGATTTACTTGATAAACATTTAGCAAACAAAAACTTCATCAACGGTGATGAATACACAATTGCCGATATGGCGATCTGGCCTTGGTACGGACAACTTGTTCAAGGCGAGTTATATGGTGACGCTGCTGAATTTTTAAATGCTAAAGAGTATAAAAACGTCATCGCCTGGGCTGACCGAATTGCCAAAAGGCCTGCTGTCAAACGTGCAAAAGAAGCAGAATATAAAGATATTAACTAA
- a CDS encoding transposase encodes MSIITQTNSTSGEISHSISNFFHRFRLSDALKKSNAKHKKGHPVSVIFSFLLASIFTNGSAYRSYRKQKEELPFSDKTFRNLLNDPRVHWQKLQILIAKAVLAFLRPLTSQGRKTAFIIDDSMYTRLNAQKVECAALQYDHAQKKYLKGFRYLQLGWSDGNSFIPVAFSLLSGKRKIQSNNPLGDQRTNAGKRRAQAFRKGTEVTVELLREALKQGVQADYVLFDTWFSSPKMFQEIRTLQCHCVAMIKRSKKVYYRYQGQMMDVKQIFQANKKRRGRSRYLLSVQVEALVDNEGLPIKLVYIRNRNKRNEYLVLASTDTALTEDEIIQLYSRRWNIEIYFKMCKQYLKLAKYQGLSYDGIFAHTTLVAVAYMILAVQERESKDDRTIGELFYLLLDELSELSVAEAIMQLLDLFQEAFANEYILDETVLNNIIEQFLAKLPFSVQNQLKGTGTS; translated from the coding sequence ATGTCAATTATAACACAAACAAACTCAACTTCGGGAGAAATTTCGCATTCCATATCGAACTTTTTTCATCGTTTCCGCCTTTCTGATGCGCTGAAAAAATCCAACGCCAAGCACAAGAAAGGGCATCCAGTTTCTGTTATTTTTTCTTTTCTACTGGCTTCGATTTTTACCAATGGATCGGCCTATCGCTCTTATCGAAAACAAAAAGAGGAACTTCCTTTTTCCGATAAAACGTTTCGAAATTTGTTAAACGATCCGCGGGTTCACTGGCAAAAACTTCAGATTTTGATTGCGAAAGCGGTCTTGGCTTTTTTGCGTCCGCTAACAAGTCAGGGTCGGAAAACGGCCTTTATTATTGATGATTCCATGTACACACGCTTAAACGCTCAAAAAGTCGAATGTGCAGCGCTCCAATATGATCACGCCCAAAAGAAATATTTGAAAGGCTTTCGCTATTTACAGTTAGGCTGGAGTGACGGCAATAGCTTTATCCCTGTCGCTTTTTCGCTGCTTTCAGGAAAGCGAAAAATCCAATCAAATAACCCCTTGGGGGACCAACGGACAAACGCGGGAAAACGCCGCGCACAGGCTTTCCGCAAAGGAACAGAAGTAACGGTAGAACTCTTACGTGAGGCGCTGAAACAAGGCGTCCAAGCCGACTATGTCTTATTTGATACCTGGTTTTCGAGCCCTAAAATGTTTCAAGAGATTCGCACCTTGCAATGCCACTGCGTCGCCATGATCAAACGTTCAAAGAAGGTGTATTATCGTTACCAAGGACAAATGATGGATGTCAAACAAATCTTTCAAGCCAATAAAAAACGTCGCGGCCGCTCACGTTATCTCCTAAGCGTCCAAGTGGAAGCCCTGGTTGACAACGAGGGATTGCCGATAAAACTAGTCTATATTCGAAATCGCAATAAACGCAATGAGTACCTCGTTTTGGCTTCCACAGATACAGCCCTGACCGAAGACGAGATCATTCAGCTTTATTCTAGACGCTGGAACATTGAAATTTACTTCAAAATGTGTAAGCAATATTTGAAATTGGCCAAATATCAAGGCCTTTCCTACGATGGCATTTTCGCTCATACGACGCTCGTTGCGGTTGCTTATATGATTTTAGCCGTTCAAGAACGGGAAAGTAAAGATGACCGCACGATAGGCGAGTTATTTTATTTACTACTCGATGAGCTTTCCGAGCTCTCTGTGGCCGAAGCGATTATGCAGTTATTGGATTTATTTCAAGAAGCTTTCGCCAACGAATATATCTTAGATGAGACGGTTTTAAATAACATTATCGAGCAATTCCTTGCCAAGCTCCCTTTTTCGGTCCAAAATCAACTTAAAGGGACGGGGACAAGTTAA
- a CDS encoding kinase produces MTAKLIIIRGNSCSGKTTTARCLQKRFGPGKALLVSQDVVRIEMLQVKDRPSNLAIQLIEDIVRFGKNHSDIVILEGILPSKIYNEMVVRLIDLFENQTYSYYFDLPFEVTQKRFQQSNKIEKFEEEKLSQWWLEKDYLNLSAEHCFDELDTEEFCVEKILSDVGYEE; encoded by the coding sequence ATGACAGCAAAATTAATCATTATACGAGGAAACTCTTGCAGTGGAAAAACAACCACCGCACGTTGCTTACAAAAACGCTTTGGGCCAGGTAAAGCACTACTCGTTTCACAAGACGTTGTTCGAATAGAAATGCTGCAAGTAAAGGATAGGCCTAGCAATCTGGCAATCCAATTAATTGAAGACATCGTCCGATTTGGCAAAAATCATAGTGATATTGTCATTCTTGAAGGGATACTTCCGTCTAAAATTTATAACGAAATGGTCGTTAGACTTATAGATCTCTTTGAAAATCAAACGTATAGCTACTATTTCGACCTCCCCTTTGAAGTAACACAAAAAAGATTTCAACAATCCAACAAAATAGAAAAATTTGAAGAAGAAAAACTTTCTCAATGGTGGTTAGAAAAAGATTACTTAAACCTTTCAGCAGAGCACTGTTTTGATGAATTGGATACAGAGGAATTTTGTGTTGAAAAGATACTGAGTGATGTTGGTTATGAGGAATAA
- a CDS encoding MazG nucleotide pyrophosphohydrolase domain-containing protein, which translates to MDIREYQTFISEFYKKRNWYQYDSFIRANFLSEEVGEVSRAIRTLEIGRDRPDEVTSEHNEQLENLIEELGDVLDNIFVIADKYDISLETIMLSHKEKLLSRYEK; encoded by the coding sequence TTGGATATTCGTGAGTATCAAACATTTATTAGTGAATTTTACAAAAAGAGAAACTGGTATCAATATGATTCTTTTATACGTGCTAACTTTCTTTCTGAGGAAGTCGGCGAAGTAAGCCGTGCGATTCGGACCTTAGAAATTGGGCGGGACAGACCTGATGAAGTGACTTCTGAACACAACGAACAATTAGAAAATTTGATAGAAGAACTAGGGGATGTATTAGACAATATTTTCGTTATAGCTGATAAATATGATATATCGTTAGAAACGATTATGCTATCTCATAAGGAAAAGCTTCTTTCTAGGTATGAGAAGTAG
- a CDS encoding MerR family transcriptional regulator, with the protein MEYTIKQVADMANISTRTLRYYDQIALLTPANISDAGYRLYSEEEIDRLQQILLYRSLGIKLTQIQSILDDPEFHTLAALEEHQQNLETEKDKINQLLATVKKTIQYTKGEITMTAEEKFEGFKKERLDENEKLYGEEIRKKYGEESIEKSNEKFMNLSKEDYQKMQELEDKLFIRLDKLAETRDLETSVAKEVYELHKQWLLYSWPNYSAETHKGLVQMYVADVRFANYYNDRAGKEVASLLRDAVIKYAK; encoded by the coding sequence ATGGAATATACCATCAAACAAGTCGCTGATATGGCTAACATCAGCACACGGACACTGCGTTATTATGATCAGATTGCTTTATTAACGCCGGCGAATATTTCAGATGCAGGGTATCGTCTTTATAGCGAAGAAGAAATCGATCGATTGCAACAAATTCTTCTTTATCGGTCTTTAGGAATCAAACTAACCCAGATTCAATCCATACTAGATGATCCTGAGTTTCATACGCTGGCTGCATTAGAAGAGCACCAGCAGAATCTAGAAACAGAAAAAGACAAAATTAACCAATTGTTAGCTACTGTGAAAAAAACCATTCAATATACGAAAGGGGAGATTACCATGACAGCCGAAGAAAAATTTGAAGGATTTAAAAAAGAGCGTTTAGACGAAAATGAAAAACTGTACGGAGAAGAGATTAGAAAAAAATATGGTGAGGAATCGATTGAAAAGTCGAATGAAAAATTTATGAATCTTAGTAAAGAAGATTATCAAAAAATGCAAGAACTAGAAGATAAGTTATTTATCCGCTTGGACAAACTAGCAGAAACAAGAGATTTAGAAACGTCAGTAGCAAAAGAAGTATACGAACTTCATAAGCAATGGCTTCTATATTCTTGGCCGAACTATTCAGCCGAAACACACAAAGGCTTAGTCCAAATGTATGTTGCTGACGTTCGCTTTGCCAATTATTACAACGATCGCGCAGGAAAAGAAGTTGCTTCATTATTACGTGATGCAGTTATTAAGTATGCTAAGTAA
- a CDS encoding ClbS/DfsB family four-helix bundle protein: MKQYKDKQELLDTIHDKYQKYIAEFEEIPEELRGKRIEEVDRTPSENLSYQLGWINLLLNWDQKEQQGIDVQTPAEGYKWNNLGGLYQSFYATYGKYTLAEQLEQLSTAIDELDAWLETLTDQELFEPKQRKWATTKAEWPVWKWVHINTVAPFTNFRPKIRKWKKLTL; the protein is encoded by the coding sequence ATGAAACAGTATAAAGATAAACAAGAACTGTTAGATACGATTCATGATAAGTATCAAAAATATATTGCTGAATTCGAAGAGATACCAGAAGAGTTGCGAGGTAAACGAATTGAAGAGGTTGATAGGACACCATCGGAAAATTTGTCTTATCAATTAGGTTGGATCAATTTGTTATTAAATTGGGATCAAAAAGAACAACAAGGAATAGATGTACAGACACCTGCAGAAGGTTACAAGTGGAATAATCTAGGAGGACTATATCAATCTTTTTATGCTACTTATGGGAAGTATACTTTAGCAGAACAGCTAGAACAGCTAAGCACGGCTATTGATGAACTAGATGCATGGCTGGAAACACTAACAGATCAAGAACTTTTTGAGCCTAAACAAAGAAAATGGGCTACCACGAAAGCTGAGTGGCCCGTCTGGAAATGGGTGCACATTAATACAGTAGCTCCTTTTACAAATTTTCGTCCGAAAATTCGGAAGTGGAAAAAATTAACATTGTAA
- a CDS encoding VOC family protein, which translates to MKELEFAVFLSLNGQAEEAISFYQRVFDGELLFKINNKEFKEQLNPAMSLPKGRENFISHSIVQIGGIQLQIADNPIYEKMKFTQGNQVSFSFLSQDLMMVRKIYKKAS; encoded by the coding sequence ATGAAAGAATTAGAATTTGCGGTATTTTTATCGTTGAATGGGCAAGCAGAAGAGGCAATTTCATTTTATCAAAGAGTTTTTGACGGAGAATTGTTATTTAAAATCAATAATAAGGAATTTAAAGAACAATTGAATCCAGCGATGTCTTTGCCAAAAGGCCGGGAGAATTTTATTTCTCATTCTATTGTGCAAATTGGCGGGATACAGTTACAAATTGCGGATAACCCGATTTATGAGAAAATGAAATTTACACAAGGCAATCAGGTCTCCTTTAGTTTTCTGTCACAAGATTTAATGATGGTTAGAAAAATCTATAAAAAAGCTTCCTAA
- a CDS encoding helix-turn-helix transcriptional regulator, which produces MKKSERINQELFFFNEYKEFNLADLMNTFNISKSTALRDIEELERLGVPLYVDSGRYGGYKILNNSLLPPIYFNEKEIFAIFFSLQLLKSIIDSPFEHSYEQIREKLLQTFDDKKQQQITQAMESVRYEGITQIVAADNLETLFSSILKKQIVTFNYTRYENVKKKFLPIRLVIIDGFWYCSGLDLDKNAWRTYRCEFIEILEIAKNNTIKLTNEEIQTSLLAQQESYRDIDFKVKTTLLGKEYFLKHQFSNMQLIETASAIYIVGKINKSEINFLANYLLGFGEQIQILEPNRLKKEYLSLLERMFTKNNGN; this is translated from the coding sequence ATGAAAAAATCTGAACGAATCAATCAAGAACTTTTCTTTTTTAACGAATATAAAGAATTTAATCTAGCGGATTTAATGAATACTTTTAATATTTCTAAAAGCACAGCGCTTCGTGATATTGAAGAGCTCGAACGCTTAGGAGTCCCTCTTTATGTAGATAGCGGTCGTTATGGTGGATATAAAATACTAAATAATTCACTTTTACCGCCAATCTATTTTAATGAAAAAGAAATTTTTGCCATCTTTTTTTCTTTACAATTGCTTAAATCAATTATTGATTCCCCCTTTGAGCATTCTTACGAACAAATTAGAGAAAAACTTTTGCAAACATTTGATGACAAAAAACAGCAACAAATCACTCAGGCAATGGAAAGCGTCCGCTACGAAGGCATTACACAAATCGTTGCAGCAGATAATTTAGAAACACTATTTAGCAGTATTCTAAAAAAACAAATTGTTACATTTAATTATACCCGCTATGAAAATGTCAAAAAAAAATTTTTACCAATTCGCTTAGTTATCATCGATGGCTTTTGGTATTGCAGCGGGTTAGACTTGGACAAAAATGCATGGCGTACCTATCGCTGTGAATTTATTGAAATACTAGAGATAGCAAAAAATAACACTATTAAATTAACTAATGAAGAAATACAAACCTCGCTTTTAGCCCAGCAAGAAAGCTATAGGGACATCGATTTTAAAGTAAAAACCACTTTACTAGGCAAAGAGTATTTTTTAAAACATCAATTTTCGAATATGCAATTAATAGAAACAGCTTCTGCTATTTATATCGTGGGAAAAATAAACAAAAGTGAAATAAATTTTCTGGCAAACTATCTACTTGGTTTCGGCGAGCAAATACAAATTTTAGAGCCGAATAGATTAAAAAAAGAATACCTCAGCTTACTTGAGCGTATGTTCACTAAAAACAATGGTAACTAA
- a CDS encoding MetQ/NlpA family ABC transporter substrate-binding protein: MNKGWKKVVASFLTIGTVALLSACGSGSDAASGNSEEPETVRLGVVGENNEAWEYVQEELEEKENIDLEIVTFTDYRGPITALEDGSIDLHSSLTEIFMDEVNEEGGFNNTTIAYTTLNPLGIFSDKIEDVEDLEDGAKVAIPNDVSNESRALLLLQQADLIELDEDKGNMPTTNDITDNPKNLQFEELDANQTIRALGDVDIACVNNNVAVDADFIPTEDAIFLEPVAESSQPYYNVIAAREDETDNELYQTVVDYYQTDEVKEVIADTTKKSSIPVW, from the coding sequence ATGAATAAAGGGTGGAAAAAAGTAGTAGCAAGTTTTTTAACTATTGGGACGGTGGCTCTATTAAGTGCTTGTGGATCTGGAAGCGACGCAGCAAGTGGTAATTCTGAAGAACCAGAAACAGTCAGGTTAGGCGTCGTAGGTGAAAATAATGAAGCTTGGGAATACGTCCAAGAAGAATTGGAGGAGAAGGAAAATATTGATCTAGAAATTGTCACATTTACCGATTACCGTGGACCAATCACGGCTTTGGAAGATGGCTCGATTGATCTGCATTCTTCTTTGACGGAAATTTTTATGGATGAAGTTAACGAAGAAGGCGGGTTTAACAATACAACGATTGCTTATACAACGTTAAATCCATTAGGTATTTTTTCGGACAAAATTGAAGATGTAGAAGATCTGGAAGATGGCGCAAAAGTGGCGATTCCTAATGATGTCTCGAATGAAAGCCGAGCTTTACTGTTGTTGCAGCAAGCAGATTTAATTGAATTGGATGAAGACAAAGGGAATATGCCTACTACAAATGATATTACTGATAACCCAAAAAATCTGCAATTTGAAGAGTTGGATGCGAATCAGACAATTCGCGCGCTGGGGGACGTGGACATTGCTTGCGTCAATAATAACGTAGCAGTCGACGCCGACTTTATACCAACAGAAGATGCAATTTTCTTGGAACCAGTAGCGGAGTCTTCCCAACCATATTACAACGTGATCGCGGCTCGTGAAGATGAAACAGATAACGAATTATATCAAACGGTCGTGGATTACTATCAGACAGATGAAGTCAAAGAAGTTATTGCAGACACAACAAAAAAATCAAGTATACCAGTATGGTAA
- a CDS encoding CvpA family protein — MILTLIILLVLVSGFFTGLRRGLVFQIVDLTGFIVALAAAYLYFDNFAPYLRWIPYLGSSGGNVENFYYQAIAFLILFIGIRFLWNIVGSAFDFLANLPLLGMVNRWLGGAFGAVKGYLVIFILLNLVAFIPIFPVQQAVSDSTLAQTIVQDTPLLSEKVEEL; from the coding sequence ATGATACTAACATTGATTATTTTACTTGTTTTAGTTAGTGGCTTTTTTACTGGTTTAAGGAGAGGCTTAGTTTTTCAAATTGTTGATTTAACAGGATTTATTGTTGCACTAGCTGCTGCTTATTTATATTTTGATAATTTTGCTCCATATTTAAGATGGATTCCTTATCTTGGTTCAAGTGGCGGTAATGTGGAAAACTTTTATTATCAAGCCATTGCTTTTTTAATTTTGTTTATCGGCATAAGATTCTTATGGAATATTGTAGGCTCAGCTTTTGACTTTTTAGCAAATTTACCTTTGTTAGGTATGGTGAATCGTTGGTTGGGTGGCGCATTTGGTGCTGTAAAGGGATATTTAGTTATTTTTATATTACTAAATCTTGTCGCGTTTATTCCGATTTTTCCGGTACAACAAGCAGTTTCAGATTCGACATTGGCACAAACGATTGTTCAGGATACACCGCTGCTTTCTGAAAAAGTAGAAGAACTATGA